Within the Scomber scombrus chromosome 4, fScoSco1.1, whole genome shotgun sequence genome, the region GTAGTTCGATCGTAGTTTCGATAGTaggctgccccctgctggaaaCGGCAAATGGAAATGGTCTGAACTGGTGGCCTGTCAGGAGTGGTTACACATTTCTGCAGACAGATGCATTAGCATGCATTAAACAATTACAAAGCTGCATGTAGCAGACAGTATGCAAACTGATCTGACATGTAGTGAAAAACCTGACTAAGTTTATCCTCATTAATCTTCTGTTCATCAACTAACCTCCTCTGTTTGACAATAGTTGCTGCCTTCATAATGCTGCCTTGTGTGAACTAAGCTGGAGAGTAAATAAGTtgaagataaaaacatttatttatttatactacTGTTTGTGGGCTTCAGTAAGATCATTTATTGAATGTCATAATTTACCAATCTTTTAATGTACCACCACACCAACTGTAAGTTCTGCATATAcctaaaatatgaaattattcTCTGTCTACGATTGCATTTTCACAACAAACAATGCAGAGTAACAACTGTCCCCAGTCACTCATAAATTCTAGTTAATAGGCTATAGTTTTTATAATACACTgatcagccaaaacattaaaaccactgacaagtgaagtgaataacattgattatctcattaaaatggTTCCTATGAAGGGTTGGGATGTATTAGGAATAAAGTGAAAAATCAGTTACTGAGATTGATATCATGTGGCAACAGGATGCACTatggcaaggcaaggcaagccAGCGAAGGCAGGGTGATGTTCTGCTAAGAAACCTTGAGTCCTgccattcatgtggatgttacATTAACATGTACCTCCTATCTAAACAAGCAGACCAGAACAAATACCTGGTTTGAGGAACATGACAAAGAGTTCAAGGTTTTGCTCTGGTCTCCAAATTCCTCAGATCTAAATCCAATTGAGCGTCTGTGGGAGGTTCTGGAAAAACAAGTCCTATCCATGGAGACCCCACCTCACAATTTACAGGACTTAAAGCATCTGCTGCCAACATATTGGTGCCAGATACCAGAGGACACCTTCAGAGGTCTTGTGAAGTCCATGCATTGACAGGTCAGAGCTGTTTTGGTGGCATGAGGGAGACTTACACAATATTAGGCAGTTGATTTTAACGTTAAGGCTGATTGGTGTATGTCTCATGTCAACATTAAAGCATATTTTTATGTCTAGTAGAGAAACATCCCCGCTGCTTTTTCACCAAAAAAGGTAGAAACGCTGATGCACCCTAAATAGCGCAAAGTGAGCCTTCTGACTAGTTTCACTTCCTATGCACTTCAAGGAAATGATTTTTACTCACAGCCTTTCCCGCAACTTAAAGCCTCAGAATACACACAACTTATCATCTCACTACAAATATTTCAAAGCTTTGAATTCtgagaaaaaataatttgtcaGCACACTAATTTTTGCTTTGGTCTCTCTATCAAAATGTGACCAATTTCCTCAAGTATAaccatagatagatagatagatagataaatagatagatagatagatagatagatagatagatagatagatagatagatagatagatagatagatagatagatagatagatagatagatagatagatagatagatagatagatagatagatagatagatagatagatagatagatagatagatagatagatattataTTACATGCTACACTAGATTTTGGACTGGAAACATGAGTCTTTTGTGAGATCCACATAACATAGTCAGTGTTATATTGTACCAGAATGAGGGTCATCTTCAATGTCAGTACTAAAGATAAAGTTAAAGTAATTAGAAACCTCCCCCACCTGCAATATCAAGAGGTGTCATCACAGGTCATCAGAGAGATTGTCTGTTCAGATTGACCTACATAGTTTCttgatttataattatattcattatcaAGGGAGAGAACAGGGATctatgaaaaattaaaacaatattgcAATGCATATATTTATAGAATTAAATGGGCATCAATGATTTCAATACATTAATTGAACCCTTTAAGGAATCCTGCAGAAGCCACAACAGAGACCtgcaaaagacagaaataacatTAACAGGAATGAAAACAGATTACCCTCTGCACTGTCAGGTTAGGTGGTAAGTATTACTCTGTTGATCTTGTTAGTGTGaaaatgaagcttcatattGTCACTCCATTTGGAAAGTCTCTTGAttacaaaacacaatttatcCCTGCTGACTACAAAAGTGCCTGTACagtttctcctttctcctttctggAACATGGAGGCTGTAGTCCACTTGGATTCAGTGTTTACAATTGATTGATGAGTTTGGGAATCAGAAAAAGTATCAAATTGTCCAAGAAGACATTTCTCAAACTATGTCTGCAGCATAATCCACTTCTCTGGTGTCCCTTAGTTGTTGAAATGTATAATTAGTCAAACTTCACTCATGTCACTACAATCAATTTcaagttatattttatttaaagaaaataatacatttaaacaacaacaatatcaaCTACGGCAATATCTAGTATCACTGTTAATCCTATTTTTAGACATACAGCTGGGATTAACCAGCACAACAATTATGCTGTACGCATGGGCTGCACATTTGGCTGCATGACATGTGGAAACATTAATACTGGCTATAATATGTTGGCACACACAGTAACATCCTGACTGCTTCATTGTAAATGAATTATAAGTTTCTACTGCTATTTTATATGTATAGTAGTCATTATACATAACCATAAAGTAGAATTTGGGATCCTTTGACCACAAATTTACATACAAGCATTTTGCTACGAGTATGTGCATAAGCAACTGTGAATATCCAGATTAAGGCACTGGATTATTTAGTAGAGCGGGAGAGGGTTTTATGTCTTATTCGCACCTGATGATAACATGTTAGTTTTAATTTATCAAACACATGAGAAGTACCAAACTTCTACAAGACTAGgtcacattttaaagaagaaattacACATTCTTTCCACTAAAATATAAGCTTGAATtcataagcaataaaacacacccTCACTTCAGTACTAACAGAGATTTTGCTGCCACAGTTTGAGTCTGGTATAACCAGTATCTCGTGGTGGCTAATGTAAGGGAACTTTTGCTAGATATGGTGCGATAACTGTTGCTGATTTCATGTCTCATCTCTCCTTGCACTTATTTTATGCTACACCCTATCATTTGTATCAATAATTTGCTGTTGTTTCTGAATGCTACACAGCATATATCCAactaatgtttttgtttcatattttgctgATGTGGTACCgtttgtataaaatgaaaatgattagcCTACCTTACTCATCTATTTTTTCACTTGTAACTTTCTAACCAACTTTTGGTCAGACTTTagttatctttctttcttttttttttatcttaaagcTGTTATAATATGTTTGAATGTAAAGACAAGACAGAAAATAGATTTAATAAATACCATATTGTTTGATAGAATATAGTACTTTTGTGTTATCTATTTCATTGCTTAATTAATTTTATCACTATACTAATGTAAACTTCATCCTGTTGCACATACTCCGGTAGGTGGCGGTATGCACATCAAAGTTGGTATTGCACACGAGGAAGCAGAGGGGGGCGCAGAAGAAGACGAAAAAGAGGGAACGTAAACATAACCACATTGACGTGACCGTGAACAGGCGGataaataaaatgcagtagGCTGTATCTGCATGGAAATAAGCATTTAAATATGGGAATTGATATGTTGTCTTGGTGACATAAAGCGTAACGTAATGTAATGCTGTGTTACTGAGAGTCTACAGAGATGTCTCTCATCAGCTGCATGCACAGCCTCAGTCGGGTCATATGGAAAGGCTCTCCCAGTGTCTTTCACACTATCTCTCCAATGTTAAGACCGCTCCCCACTGGACTCACATGTGTTTTGGCAGCCGGCAAAAAGGATTTTATAGACCTGCCGGTCCTCAATGAGGAAGAGTTTGAGGAGCAGTTTGTAAGAGGATCTGGACCAGGAGGACAAGCCACCAACAAAACCAGCAACTGTGTGGTGCTCAAACACATCCCCACTGGGATTGTCGTGAAGGTTAAGCGTGTTCTTGGTCTcttatgtgtttatttctcaCCACTGGTTTCTATCAATCTATGTGAATGGACCCAAAGTCAATTTCAAAGTTTCGTTGTTGACTCTTGACCTCACCTATTCTGGTGCTTTCTGTCTTGTCACCTGATGcccagttg harbors:
- the mtrfr gene encoding mitochondrial translation release factor in rescue — encoded protein: MSLISCMHSLSRVIWKGSPSVFHTISPMLRPLPTGLTCVLAAGKKDFIDLPVLNEEEFEEQFVRGSGPGGQATNKTSNCVVLKHIPTGIVVKCHQTRSVDINRKRARDIMRERLDVFYKGEESEILVKKKESELRKQEKRRKANENLERKRLFKEALAAESKTGNDTV